The Sabethes cyaneus chromosome 3, idSabCyanKW18_F2, whole genome shotgun sequence DNA window GATCGGAAGATCAACTAGATCGAAGAGACGGAGCATCCTCGGAGTCTTCATATTATAACGACAGAAGCAGCGAATCGCAGCGACGGAGACGAAAACGTGTTTCCGATTCGCCACAACTTCCCAGGCAGTATCAGGTACAGGACAGTGGAAGTGATAGTGATAGCCacggggagcaggataaacggAAAAGGCGTCCTAGAAAACCAAAAGTTAGTTCGCGAATTACCGAGAAAGCACCAGAAAAGTTCGAGCGACCGAAATTAATGCCATCTTATTTGAAACCTTCGGTGTGTCTCGTAGATCAGTATGAGTCGTTATCGGATGAAGTTGATCTTCAGCTAGAAGCCATTTCCGAATCCGAGGAAGATTTTGACAAAACACCGAAGCTTGCCAACGAGGTGCGCAACACGGGTGATGAGTTAAAAGACGCAATCAATAaaccaaaagaaaaagaaataatCAAAATTCAGCAGGATACTTTTGCAAATTCCGTACTTATGTTTAAAGTTGAAGGTACAGATGACGTGTCGTCCGATCTGGAATCGGGCGAAATTGAATAGATAAGCCATGCATGTATTTTTAAAGAAATGAACAATAAATGAATCTAATCCAACTCTTTTTAATCTTAAATTTTCCTACGCTCATAAAGGCTAGTCCCAGTTCTGCAGGCACTTAGTCATCTTGTTCCATCTGGACTAGCCACATCCCTCCCTTACTTAATTAGTTGCCTTACCGTCCTAAAACATAGCCTAATGAACgaagtttctccaatttactcgcttgtgggctattgctctccaattccttggacaccgtgtactctccgTCCGATCTCGCTCCAACTGTTGCAACCATCTTTCTCGCAGCGCCCCTGGTCCGCTTGTTCCTACcggcagggctgtcctgcactcagtgcacctattttgctaaTTTAACTATAACATTTCAACCAAACAACCCCTATGTTGCAGGGTAGTAGTCCGGCCTTCGTgctacatgccctgcccatcgtatccgacTAGCTTTTGctaccttttgaatactgggtacCGCCAAATTACCAGCAACctgcgacgcgacatttctttcTGTAGTTATACGCAGAACCCTCTTACGCCCGAAGTAGAACTTGCATTTAGCGACATGTGCGCGAAGTCACAAGCCTCTAGAAACCTCAGGGACCGACCGTTCCAATCCAAAGACCGTTGTAGTTATGTCAATTGTTGCGACCCGAATCACTTCCTAGGTCGTTCGTTGCTTCAATTTTTAGTCGTGATCAAACCTGCATCTGTGTCTCGCAGGTTTCTTAAGTTACGAGCATCGCCAGGACTTGTGCAGAACACTTCTTTCAGTAGAAGAAAGCCCTCCTTACCTGTCAGTATGTGACCagccagcaccagcagcagcagtgttCATTCGCATTTTAGCCATTTTAGTTGATACCACCGTGAATCCAGCCGCTAACGAGGACACGGAGAataatttatttgtattttatttgccaATTAGTATAAGGCCTGTGTACTCTGCTGTTAATAAAACCCGACGTCCATGACTGCAGACCGAACGCATTGTAGCTTGTAGAAAGCGCCGTTGATCGCCTCCCACGTTCAAGACATCTCGCACGTTGTATACAGTCGAATCGCGATCGCCATCGGAAACCATCTTCACTGTTGTCAGGCATTGAAATATTTggtacgattttcaacaaaagtaACCAATACCCCAAGGCTGGAGAGAAAACAATGTTCGCCCCCTACGGGCACTGGCCATCGTTGGCAATAAACTTGAAATAATTAAATGTTTTGGATTCTTAATCACCGCCGAAAACGCGAGTAAAGAAAGTCAACGGCAATTCGGACCTGCTTTACCATTCGCAAGACCTTTCGATCAAGGAACATATGGCGTTGCACGAAACCGACGGCCTGTAAAACGCTGACCAGCACCAGTAACAAAGAGAACCAACGAtggagaaattggcgacgagtaaccccgTACCAACTGGAGTGGAGATAAGTTTTTGATACAATTCAAGCCAGCACAACTCTAAGTTGTTGAAGAATAAATCATTCGGAATTCTTATGACTTGCTCAGCCCCGGATGGTAAACTATGAATCGCACTCCTGCAACTGGCACAGTTCGTGCTTCGTTTGCCTTCTTCACGAAAACGAGTTCCTTTGTAATTACTAATATAATAGGCTATGTCATAGtattcgaaagaaaattttataggAGGTGCTCAGCATTGTGATCACGCAATATCTAATTGCAGCAGTCCATGTTGTCGCTCTTTTAGTGGGTTTGACTTAGAATAGGCGcgcaaataaaaatgtttgcttTGTAGGGACTCATGTAGCAAATGCAGGGACACATTACACGGGAAAAACAGAgctcattattttcttcatacgATCTCACCCCCTTCTTCCGTACCTACTCTTCCTCCTCCAGATCTTGGCAATTATCCAGTACAATGCTCTAGTTAGAACCTACTTATCTTTAACATATCACTAAGTCGTATTCGTATTCCAGTTTAGAAGACGCTCAATAAACGATTGAAGACCGTTTATTGTGACTGTAATATGTCCTTGCTGTGACGGTTTTTTAGTGGAGCTATGCCTGATAAAACCTACGGAACATTACTTCACccatgaataaaataatgctTTGCTTATGCTTAGAATAGCGCTAATCAAAGTaaaattatgttttatttttcagcAGCTTGAGAAACATTTCTGGAACTATTTTATAGTAATAGTTAAGGTAGTTAACACATTATTATGATCTAATTGAATAGATCCAAACTGTAAtccataaaaaaaataacaaaacttcGGCTTAAAAACACCGCCCATCAATCTTCGTCGCTGGTGTATGCCATGTTCGAAGAAATTGTAGAGATATTACTAAGAATAGCGGATCCGCGACCGATTCCTCTAAAGATGGCCAGACCCAATGGCGAACCGAAGCCAGCCAGTGCGCTGGATTCTTTCGCAACCAACAAAGAGCCACGGCCGTGTCCAACGACTCCAATTTCCCTTGGTTGGCGCACAGTTTCCAGTTTTACTTGTCGGCTGAACGGGTTGTAGTGCATGGTCTCACTAGAAGCTCTCGGGTCAGTCAATTTCGGCTGCTTAGCTTCCGAAGCTTGTGGTTCCATTTTAAACTCATGGAATGGATTTGTTGAAACATTGCATCTATCTACTGTTTCTGTCGCGGAAGCTCCCGCTCGAGAGCTGTATATAATTGGAACAGACTCATTTTCAAGTCCACGGAATGGGcttttgcttcgagttttctgtatttttggcAGCGAGACGTGGGTCAGGTCTGATGACGAAACGAACGACATACGATCAGTTTGGCTTTCATGGAATCTCGATTCAGTGTCGGTCAAATCCGAACAGAGAGTTGTATCGGCGTTCATGGGAAGGTGGCGTCCGGCCACCATTTCAATGTTTAAATCCAGACAGCAGCTATCCGAAATTATGTACGAAAGTCGAATTATTTTCGACAAGCAGCAAAATCTAGAAACCTCCAGTTTCTCATGAAATTCACAAGCGATTCCGCTGGTATACTCATAATTATCCTTTTTCAGTAAAATATCAGCTACAGTTTTGGCAGGAAAGAGACAAATATCCAGTCCCTCATGTTCAGAAGCACGTTTGAGTTGGAAGAAAAAATCTCCCAAAggacaaattaaaaatttatattCTGATTTGGCCTCTTTGGCAAACTGTTCCAAAATGTTCTCCACAATAGGAACGTGCTTTTCCTCTGTGAACAGAAGGCGAAGCTTCTTACCTTTGCATTGTGCAAAATCGAATATCTTTTCAAATAGTTCTGCAAAACTGGTTTCCCCCATGGCATCCGGAGGAATTGGTATACGATGGGTTTCTTCGCTTAGTATATTGGCTTCATAAGCCAAACCGAGAGGAATATTACCAGGATTTATGAACGTATGTAACTTATCCATTACGCCCTGCTCTAAGCTATAACGAATAATAGCCATCTCCGCTGGGATGTACATCTCTGCAGTAGTTTTACAAAAGTAGTTGAACGAAATCAAGTAAACCTGTAAC harbors:
- the LOC128740566 gene encoding protein maelstrom homolog, with the translated sequence MPKKQAVKGPFFFFMLDFRKREEAKGKSFGGMEAVMNAAGPHWNKLTAEEREVYKDRAKAYKLTPKANFGEKYTSQGIPFSQIEKEKQARLKKEQTIRKAVAELIQTAVGNNALDKMEVYLISFNYFCKTTAEMYIPAEMAIIRYSLEQGVMDKLHTFINPGNIPLGLAYEANILSEETHRIPIPPDAMGETSFAELFEKIFDFAQCKGKKLRLLFTEEKHVPIVENILEQFAKEAKSEYKFLICPLGDFFFQLKRASEHEGLDICLFPAKTVADILLKKDNYEYTSGIACEFHEKLEVSRFCCLSKIIRLSYIISDSCCLDLNIEMVAGRHLPMNADTTLCSDLTDTESRFHESQTDRMSFVSSSDLTHVSLPKIQKTRSKSPFRGLENESVPIIYSSRAGASATETVDRCNVSTNPFHEFKMEPQASEAKQPKLTDPRASSETMHYNPFSRQVKLETVRQPREIGVVGHGRGSLLVAKESSALAGFGSPLGLAIFRGIGRGSAILSNISTISSNMAYTSDED